In one Terriglobales bacterium genomic region, the following are encoded:
- a CDS encoding alpha-L-rhamnosidase C-terminal domain-containing protein — translation MRSAAFFFGVPVAIALLLLIGCGSGGSGAQAPAAAPAANQIAGAAQYIWFAAPSPDTNFPRYFRKTFTVNSVPAQSTLYVVGPYNFDVYVNGALVNHVLLGGPRLLHDRPVTVANVSSNLHQGLNAVAISASAGEAIAASLMSAGQGVEAPALLVSEGSWKASTTAAAGWEQTAFDDSSWNTAQALGGLEADWHRFQGNYDVRMYQWPGYQGLAAQLNHAQLDPVQVSALSQQSAILDFGKEISGRLKITSSASIPVTVHVNLGESLQEATPDLSFLSTVDIFVPPLATVPGPMTAYRYAQIAVDAPQSLSAVHVTSDVVFRDVPRKGTFQSSDATINTIWETSVYTAQLGLQATFWDAPKRDRNPFSGDMFVSARTTQAAFGSLPIVRDTLTELLRRVTASVNDFTSTDINNIPGYNAYWVLDLADEYQFSGDITYLRGTRDNLVQVLGVMASEVNGANLFDPALTPGATIFADWTLVQFGAKTVPDAVKITTFSYYNAFVAGARLLRALGEDALAGSYEQKAGAIRAAALSAYLDTTTGTFGTIMQTNAMAVFAGIADQNATSRIYDQVLSKPPQLPVSPYFNYFVLSAMAQAGHRVEALALMRQYWGGMVNLGATSFFEVYDPSCASATQYHSCLVALVNSFADQGSNRLFVSLAHAWSSGPAAWLHQQVLGINPLNPGFSSVMIRPDIAGLQWAKGTESTPNGTISVDIQPGGTAVVLDVPAAVDAWVSMPTPSGSANVSVNGSTIVGTLTENGARTMIHLPQGGHFVLQSM, via the coding sequence ATGAGATCGGCTGCGTTTTTCTTCGGCGTTCCGGTTGCTATTGCCTTGCTCCTGCTCATCGGGTGCGGTTCAGGCGGTTCCGGTGCGCAAGCCCCGGCCGCCGCTCCGGCAGCCAACCAGATTGCAGGGGCCGCACAATACATATGGTTTGCAGCGCCTTCACCGGACACCAATTTCCCGCGTTATTTCCGCAAGACATTCACGGTGAACTCGGTACCGGCGCAATCCACCCTCTACGTTGTCGGCCCGTACAATTTCGACGTTTATGTGAACGGTGCTCTGGTCAATCACGTTCTGCTCGGCGGTCCAAGACTGCTGCACGACCGGCCGGTCACAGTTGCCAACGTCAGTTCCAATCTGCACCAGGGGCTCAACGCGGTTGCCATTTCGGCGTCCGCAGGCGAAGCCATTGCCGCCAGCTTGATGTCAGCTGGGCAGGGAGTCGAGGCCCCTGCCTTGCTGGTTTCCGAGGGCAGTTGGAAAGCATCGACTACCGCCGCGGCAGGCTGGGAGCAGACGGCATTCGATGACAGCAGCTGGAATACGGCGCAGGCCCTGGGAGGCCTGGAAGCAGATTGGCACCGCTTCCAAGGCAATTACGACGTCCGTATGTACCAATGGCCGGGATATCAAGGATTGGCGGCGCAGCTCAACCATGCGCAGCTGGACCCTGTCCAGGTGAGCGCCCTGTCGCAGCAATCGGCGATTCTCGATTTCGGCAAGGAGATTTCCGGGCGGCTGAAGATTACGTCATCGGCCTCCATCCCGGTGACAGTACACGTCAATCTCGGTGAGTCGTTGCAGGAGGCGACACCGGATCTTTCGTTCTTGAGCACTGTCGACATCTTCGTGCCGCCCTTGGCGACGGTGCCAGGTCCGATGACCGCATACCGGTATGCGCAAATCGCGGTCGATGCTCCGCAGAGCCTGTCGGCCGTGCACGTCACAAGCGATGTGGTCTTCCGCGATGTTCCGCGGAAGGGCACATTCCAATCCTCCGACGCGACCATCAACACGATTTGGGAAACCAGCGTCTACACGGCGCAATTGGGATTGCAGGCGACATTCTGGGATGCGCCCAAGCGGGACCGAAATCCGTTCTCGGGAGACATGTTCGTTTCCGCGCGCACCACGCAGGCCGCCTTCGGCAGCTTGCCGATTGTTCGCGACACCTTGACGGAATTGCTGCGGCGAGTGACCGCGTCGGTGAACGATTTCACCAGCACCGACATCAATAACATCCCGGGTTACAACGCGTACTGGGTCCTGGACTTGGCCGATGAATACCAGTTTTCCGGAGACATTACTTACCTTCGCGGCACCCGGGACAACCTGGTGCAGGTTCTGGGCGTAATGGCCTCCGAGGTGAATGGGGCGAACCTGTTCGATCCGGCCCTCACCCCGGGCGCAACGATATTCGCGGATTGGACGCTGGTGCAGTTCGGCGCCAAAACCGTTCCCGACGCCGTGAAGATCACAACTTTCAGTTATTACAACGCATTCGTGGCAGGCGCCAGACTGCTGCGAGCGCTCGGAGAGGATGCCCTGGCGGGCAGCTACGAGCAGAAGGCGGGCGCGATTCGCGCCGCTGCATTGTCCGCGTACCTGGACACGACCACCGGCACGTTCGGCACCATCATGCAGACCAACGCAATGGCCGTATTTGCCGGCATCGCGGATCAAAATGCCACCTCCCGCATTTACGACCAGGTGCTCAGCAAACCGCCGCAGCTTCCCGTGTCCCCTTACTTCAATTACTTCGTGCTCAGCGCGATGGCGCAAGCCGGACATCGTGTCGAAGCGCTGGCCCTGATGCGTCAGTACTGGGGCGGAATGGTCAACTTGGGAGCGACCAGCTTTTTTGAGGTCTATGATCCGTCATGCGCCAGCGCAACCCAGTATCATTCCTGCCTGGTGGCTCTGGTAAACTCGTTCGCCGATCAAGGCAGTAACCGCCTGTTCGTCAGCCTCGCACACGCCTGGTCCAGCGGCCCTGCGGCCTGGCTTCATCAGCAGGTATTGGGCATTAACCCGTTAAATCCAGGATTCTCTTCCGTCATGATCCGCCCGGACATCGCCGGGCTGCAGTGGGCAAAGGGAACGGAATCGACGCCCAACGGAACGATCTCGGTCGATATTCAACCCGGAGGCACGGCCGTTGTGCTCGATGTTCCGGCGGCCGTCGATGCCTGGGTATCGATGCCAACGCCAAGCGGCAGCGCCAACGTGTCCGTCAACGGCTCGACCATCGTAGGCACACTCACCGAAAACGGCGCCAGGACGATGATCCACCTGCCCCAAGGTGGACATTTCGTTCTGCAAAGCATGTGA
- a CDS encoding N,N-dimethylformamidase beta subunit family domain-containing protein: protein MKSEGIPSPAVGRQIDFFKPFAFMSLRWQSVIGWIYFVVPVMIWTACEPLGTTIHPSAPHYDARAAVATAIRQENAKPGSTEWVLTDVSLEHEIEGYASAASVNRGEDIQIFVNTAEPSYLIEIFRMGWYGGAGGRRVMEPTIRAGKVQPKPQFDPHTRLVECDWKDPFVLHIPHSSDPTDWASGIYLAKLTGLSSGKQSYVVFVVRDDARASDLLFQSSVTTFQAYNEWGGFSLYSKPRAYQISFDRPYGQKRGSAGEFLGIRHFEYNMLRFLEREGYDVTYTTDVDTHARGELLLNHKAFLSVGHDEYWSWQMRDHVESARDQGVSLGFFGANVSYFQIRLEPSRITGAPDRTIVCYKSWSLDPMSRSSDPELARRTTILFRNFRVRRPEDAMVGVMYYHSPVHGDVVVEDASHWAFEGTGLHNGDHIQGLLGYEADRVYGNAPQGTQRIAHSPYRSRGTAAYSDMTVWSASNAPTVFATGSMNWNLGLDEYRAPDEPEHVPVSPAAQQITRNVLHRFGADPKPD from the coding sequence ATGAAATCCGAGGGAATTCCGTCGCCAGCTGTCGGCCGGCAAATTGATTTCTTTAAGCCTTTCGCCTTTATGAGCCTGAGGTGGCAGTCTGTTATAGGTTGGATTTATTTTGTCGTCCCGGTGATGATCTGGACGGCGTGTGAGCCTTTGGGGACGACGATTCATCCGTCGGCGCCGCACTACGATGCGCGTGCTGCGGTTGCGACGGCCATTCGACAGGAGAATGCAAAACCAGGATCCACGGAGTGGGTCCTTACCGACGTCTCGTTAGAGCATGAAATTGAGGGTTATGCGTCAGCGGCGAGCGTCAATCGTGGCGAGGACATCCAGATATTCGTAAATACGGCCGAGCCGAGCTACCTGATCGAGATTTTCCGGATGGGTTGGTACGGCGGCGCCGGCGGGCGAAGAGTGATGGAGCCAACCATCCGCGCCGGGAAAGTCCAGCCTAAACCGCAATTTGATCCCCACACGCGGCTGGTGGAGTGTGACTGGAAAGATCCGTTCGTATTGCACATCCCGCATAGCTCCGACCCTACGGATTGGGCCAGCGGCATCTATCTCGCAAAATTAACCGGGCTGAGCAGCGGCAAGCAAAGCTACGTCGTGTTCGTCGTTCGCGACGACGCGCGCGCCTCCGATCTCTTATTTCAGTCGAGCGTTACTACGTTTCAAGCCTATAACGAGTGGGGTGGTTTTTCTCTTTACAGCAAGCCGCGCGCGTACCAAATCTCTTTTGACCGTCCCTACGGTCAAAAACGCGGCAGCGCGGGAGAGTTCCTGGGCATACGGCATTTCGAATACAACATGCTGCGCTTCCTGGAACGTGAAGGTTACGACGTCACCTACACCACCGATGTCGATACCCACGCTCGCGGCGAACTGCTCTTGAATCACAAAGCGTTTCTCTCGGTTGGCCACGATGAATACTGGTCATGGCAGATGCGGGACCACGTCGAAAGCGCGCGCGATCAAGGTGTCAGCCTGGGATTTTTTGGGGCCAACGTGTCCTATTTTCAAATTCGACTCGAGCCCAGCCGGATTACCGGTGCGCCCGATCGCACGATCGTGTGCTACAAAAGCTGGAGCCTGGATCCCATGAGTCGCTCGTCGGACCCGGAACTGGCACGGCGGACTACCATACTGTTCCGCAACTTCCGCGTCAGACGTCCGGAGGACGCGATGGTAGGCGTCATGTACTATCACTCGCCAGTTCACGGGGACGTGGTGGTTGAGGATGCTTCCCACTGGGCGTTTGAGGGCACGGGGCTGCACAACGGGGATCACATTCAGGGTTTATTGGGCTATGAAGCCGACCGCGTATACGGCAACGCGCCGCAAGGGACGCAACGCATTGCCCATTCGCCCTACCGGTCGCGCGGAACCGCCGCGTACTCGGACATGACCGTATGGTCCGCGTCCAACGCGCCCACCGTCTTTGCTACTGGCTCCATGAATTGGAACCTCGGGCTTGACGAATATCGCGCTCCTGACGAGCCGGAGCATGTTCCTGTTAGCCCCGCGGCGCAGCAGATTACCCGCAACGTGCTCCACAGATTCGGAGCTGATCCGAAGCCGGACTGA
- a CDS encoding NAD-dependent epimerase/dehydratase family protein, with product MKSVLVTGSSGLIGSECVSYFDRLDWHVHGIDNNMRMSFFGPDGDTSWNLKRLLNTTHNFEHHELDIRERERILGLVRQFRPNLLIHCAAQPSHDLAKDRPFDDFEINATGTLNLLEAARHYCPESPFIFMSTNKVYGDAPNELPLQELETRWDYAQPENYNGISESCRIDATLHSLFGASKAAADLVVQEYGRYFNMPTVCFRGGCLTGPHHSGAELHGFLAYLARCFHEDRTYRIYGYKGKQVRDNIHSRDVCDAFYAFYESPRCAAVYNLGGGRSNSISILEAIGRMGDLLGKTLKTEYVDKNRVGDHICYISDLRRFQSDYPNWRIRVSLEEILHQFMSLRSAATV from the coding sequence ATGAAATCTGTTTTGGTGACCGGCTCTTCGGGCTTGATTGGGTCGGAATGTGTTAGCTATTTCGATCGCCTCGACTGGCACGTTCACGGTATTGATAACAACATGCGCATGTCTTTTTTCGGGCCGGATGGCGATACCTCATGGAACCTGAAGCGCCTGCTCAACACGACCCACAATTTCGAGCATCACGAACTCGACATCCGCGAGCGTGAGCGCATTCTCGGCTTAGTCAGGCAATTCCGTCCGAACCTGCTGATCCATTGCGCGGCGCAGCCGTCCCATGATCTCGCCAAGGACCGGCCCTTCGATGACTTTGAAATCAATGCTACCGGCACACTCAACTTATTGGAAGCAGCCCGCCACTATTGCCCCGAATCGCCTTTCATTTTCATGAGCACCAATAAGGTCTACGGTGACGCGCCCAATGAACTGCCCCTGCAGGAACTGGAAACTCGCTGGGACTACGCACAGCCGGAAAACTACAACGGAATCAGCGAGTCCTGCCGCATCGATGCCACCCTGCATAGCTTGTTCGGCGCCTCGAAAGCGGCGGCTGACCTCGTTGTCCAGGAATATGGACGTTACTTCAACATGCCCACGGTGTGCTTCCGAGGCGGCTGCCTGACAGGACCGCATCACTCCGGCGCTGAACTGCACGGCTTTCTCGCTTACCTGGCGCGCTGCTTCCACGAAGACCGCACCTACCGCATTTACGGTTACAAGGGCAAGCAGGTGCGCGACAACATTCATTCGCGGGACGTCTGCGATGCTTTCTATGCCTTTTACGAATCGCCGCGCTGTGCGGCGGTGTACAACCTGGGCGGTGGACGTAGCAATTCGATTTCAATTCTCGAAGCCATCGGCCGTATGGGAGACTTGCTTGGGAAGACCCTGAAAACCGAGTATGTCGACAAGAACCGCGTCGGCGACCACATCTGCTACATCAGCGACCTGCGGCGGTTCCAGTCCGATTATCCCAACTGGCGCATCCGCGTGTCACTCGAAGAAATCTTGCATCAATTCATGAGTTTGCGCTCCGCAGCCACAGTGTGA
- a CDS encoding UDP-glucuronic acid decarboxylase family protein, producing MKALVTGGAGFLGSHLCEKLLSHGWEVVCVDNESTGARSNIRQLENNERLEFVRADCSSGLAYPGTLDYVLHFASPASPPDYLRLPIETLQVGSSGTYHALRLAEEKEAKFLNASTSECYGDPEISPQPESYWGHVNPVGPRSVYDEAKRFSEALTMAFHRSRGVDTRIVRIFNTYGPRMRLNDGRALPNFLYQALTGKPITVYGDGSQTRSFCYVSDLIEGIYRLMQSDEHHPVNIGNPNEITILDFAQRVKSLTGSDAPIVFKPLPQDDPKQRCPDISKAKRLLGWEPKVSLQEGLERTLRYFRDQVSDETSSVTESNPTPG from the coding sequence ATGAAGGCATTGGTGACAGGTGGCGCTGGTTTTCTCGGTTCGCATCTTTGTGAAAAACTCCTGAGTCACGGCTGGGAAGTGGTATGCGTGGACAATGAATCGACTGGGGCTAGGAGCAATATCCGGCAGCTGGAAAACAATGAACGCTTGGAATTTGTTCGGGCCGATTGCAGTTCCGGACTGGCCTATCCCGGCACGCTTGACTATGTGCTGCACTTCGCGTCGCCGGCCAGTCCCCCGGATTACCTGCGCCTGCCGATTGAAACCCTGCAAGTCGGTTCCTCCGGAACGTACCACGCCCTACGATTGGCGGAGGAAAAGGAGGCCAAGTTCCTGAACGCCTCCACCTCGGAGTGCTACGGCGATCCCGAAATCAGCCCGCAGCCGGAGTCCTATTGGGGACACGTCAATCCGGTCGGCCCGCGCAGCGTTTATGACGAAGCGAAGCGCTTTTCTGAAGCCTTGACCATGGCCTTCCACCGGTCACGCGGAGTGGACACAAGAATCGTTCGCATCTTTAACACTTATGGCCCGCGAATGCGGCTGAACGACGGACGCGCTTTGCCCAACTTCCTCTACCAGGCGCTCACCGGAAAACCAATCACGGTGTATGGGGATGGGTCACAGACGCGCAGCTTCTGCTACGTTTCGGACTTGATCGAAGGCATCTACCGCCTGATGCAGAGCGACGAACATCATCCGGTAAATATAGGCAATCCAAACGAAATCACTATTCTGGACTTTGCCCAACGGGTGAAGTCACTGACGGGTTCCGACGCGCCTATCGTGTTTAAACCGCTGCCCCAAGACGACCCGAAGCAACGCTGTCCAGACATTAGCAAAGCCAAAAGGCTGCTCGGCTGGGAGCCAAAAGTATCGTTGCAGGAAGGGTTGGAACGTACCTTGCGCTACTTCCGCGATCAGGTCAGCGACGAGACCAGCTCGGTTACGGAATCAAATCCCACGCCGGGCTAA
- a CDS encoding SDR family oxidoreductase: MALYLITGIAGFIGSSLAHALLDRGERVRGIDNLSTGNAANVADIGSRIEFIEADLNHPAAVAQACRDVDYVLHQAAIPSVPRSVKDPMESNRANIDATVSLLVAARDARVKRVVYASSSSLYGDTPTLPKHEGMLPAPISPYAVAKLAGEYYMASFYRVYGMETVALRYFNVFGPRQDPTSQYSGVMAKFISSMLRGEQPTIYGDGEQSRDFTFVENVVDANLRACIASPQQVAGRAFNAATGRRVTINEMYGELQKLTGYSGPAEYGPERVGDIKHSHADISRIQAAIGYKPVVTFQEGLRRTVEWYRTQAVAAAR, from the coding sequence ATGGCACTCTACTTAATTACCGGAATCGCCGGCTTCATCGGATCGTCGCTGGCACACGCCCTGCTGGACCGTGGCGAGCGCGTGCGCGGCATCGACAACTTGAGCACCGGAAATGCCGCCAATGTCGCCGATATTGGTTCGCGCATCGAGTTCATCGAGGCTGACCTGAACCACCCCGCCGCCGTCGCACAGGCATGTCGTGACGTCGACTACGTGCTGCACCAGGCCGCCATTCCCTCCGTGCCCAGGTCCGTCAAGGACCCCATGGAGAGCAACCGGGCCAACATAGACGCCACCGTCAGCCTGCTGGTGGCGGCGCGCGACGCGCGGGTGAAGCGCGTTGTATATGCCTCTTCGTCCTCGCTTTACGGCGACACGCCGACCCTGCCCAAGCACGAAGGCATGCTGCCCGCGCCCATCTCTCCCTATGCGGTGGCCAAGCTCGCCGGTGAATACTACATGGCGTCGTTCTACCGGGTCTATGGCATGGAAACGGTGGCCCTGAGATACTTCAATGTTTTCGGACCGCGCCAGGACCCTACGTCGCAATATTCGGGGGTGATGGCCAAGTTCATCTCCTCGATGCTGCGTGGCGAGCAGCCGACCATCTACGGCGACGGGGAGCAAAGCCGGGATTTCACCTTCGTCGAAAATGTCGTTGACGCCAACCTGCGAGCTTGCATCGCCTCGCCGCAACAGGTTGCCGGACGAGCCTTCAACGCGGCTACCGGCCGCCGCGTCACGATCAACGAAATGTATGGGGAGCTGCAGAAGCTGACCGGCTACTCTGGACCCGCCGAATACGGGCCGGAACGCGTCGGCGACATCAAGCACTCGCACGCGGACATTTCGCGCATTCAGGCGGCGATCGGTTACAAGCCGGTGGTTACGTTTCAAGAAGGCCTGCGCCGCACCGTGGAGTGGTACCGCACGCAAGCAGTGGCCGCCGCGCGGTAA
- a CDS encoding nucleotide sugar dehydrogenase: protein MPTTAAVRTPDQFLSKIEARTAKIGVIGLGYVGLPLVLLFSEQKFAITGFDVDQGKVETLNKGGSYIVRIEAAHIQSARANGFDPTCDFTHIADMDAVIICVPTPLDEFRQPDMSYIINTAESIAPHIHPGQLIILESTTYPGTTEEVLVPILEKGNRHALKAARNGQSGDDMFYVAFSPEREDPGRTDIERHDIPKVVGGLDSTAGELSAAVYGAIFRRTVRVSTPAVAEMTKLLENIYRCVNIAMVNELKLLCLRMGVDIWEVIEAAKTKPFGFQAFYPGPGLGGHCIPVDPYYLSWKAKEYDFQTRFIELAGDVNSAMPYHVVASVSAALNRHKKALNGAEVLVLGVAYKKDIDDLRESPSLTIIELLQREGAAVSYNDPYFSFVGKGRKYDLQMKNTPLENLGQYDCVLIVTDHSDYDYARIVRESKLVVDSRNATRGLQGNNIVRC from the coding sequence ATGCCCACCACCGCCGCCGTCCGTACTCCTGACCAGTTCCTGTCCAAAATCGAGGCCCGCACCGCGAAGATCGGCGTCATCGGTCTCGGCTATGTTGGCCTGCCGCTGGTACTTCTTTTTTCCGAGCAGAAGTTCGCCATCACCGGCTTCGACGTCGACCAGGGCAAGGTGGAAACGCTGAACAAGGGCGGTTCTTACATCGTCCGCATTGAGGCGGCGCACATCCAGTCGGCGCGTGCGAACGGGTTTGACCCGACCTGCGATTTTACGCATATCGCCGACATGGATGCGGTCATCATCTGCGTGCCCACGCCGCTGGACGAGTTTCGCCAGCCGGACATGAGCTACATCATCAATACGGCGGAGTCGATTGCGCCGCACATTCATCCCGGCCAGCTCATCATCCTGGAGAGCACGACGTATCCGGGGACCACCGAAGAGGTGCTGGTCCCGATCCTGGAGAAGGGAAACCGGCATGCGCTGAAAGCGGCGCGCAATGGGCAATCCGGGGATGACATGTTTTACGTCGCCTTCTCCCCGGAGCGCGAAGATCCCGGACGCACCGATATCGAGCGCCATGACATTCCGAAAGTCGTGGGCGGGCTGGACAGCACGGCGGGCGAGCTTTCGGCAGCGGTTTACGGCGCCATCTTCCGGCGCACGGTCCGTGTTTCCACTCCCGCGGTGGCGGAGATGACCAAGCTGCTGGAGAACATTTACCGCTGCGTGAACATCGCCATGGTGAACGAACTCAAGCTGCTCTGCCTGCGCATGGGAGTGGACATCTGGGAAGTCATCGAGGCGGCCAAGACGAAGCCGTTCGGATTCCAGGCGTTTTATCCGGGTCCGGGGCTGGGCGGCCACTGCATTCCGGTCGATCCCTACTATCTCTCATGGAAGGCGAAGGAATACGACTTCCAGACGCGCTTCATCGAGTTGGCCGGCGATGTGAACAGCGCCATGCCTTACCACGTTGTGGCGTCGGTTTCGGCGGCGCTGAACCGGCACAAGAAAGCGCTGAATGGCGCCGAGGTGCTGGTGCTGGGCGTCGCCTACAAGAAGGACATCGACGATCTGCGCGAATCGCCGTCGCTCACCATCATCGAGTTGTTGCAGCGCGAGGGAGCGGCGGTTTCCTATAACGATCCGTATTTCTCCTTCGTCGGCAAAGGACGGAAATACGACTTGCAGATGAAAAATACGCCGCTGGAAAATCTCGGCCAGTACGACTGCGTGCTCATCGTCACCGACCACTCTGACTACGACTATGCCCGCATTGTGCGCGAATCGAAGCTGGTGGTGGACAGCCGCAACGCGACCCGCGGCCTCCAGGGAAACAATATCGTTCGCTGCTGA
- a CDS encoding UDP-glucose/GDP-mannose dehydrogenase family protein — protein sequence MRITVVGSGYVGLVASACFAELGHEVISVDNDAQKTAKLQRGEIPIHEQFLPELLARHRNGRVCFSSDLAKAVEVTDAIFIAVGTPQGGDGYADLSYVESVTRELARSIKGYKLIVEKSTVPVFTHDWVRKVMLLNGARADSFDVASNPEFLREGTAVSDFMYPDRIVIGADTPRAAAMLREIYAPLTTGEYYSKGNPIPAPDNAQLPPRLIETSAKSAELIKHACNAFLATKISFINAVANMCESVGADVRQVCDGIGADSRIGHRFLNPGIGYGGSCFPKDLMAFRAVARECGYDFRLLDEVININEDQRHRFLRKVRKALWTLRGKRLGILGLAFKGGTDDIRESPAIAIAEMLLKEGCTIQVYDPAAMQSARQVLPASGVTYTDSAYDAAKAADALLILTDWAEFGSLDLGLIRSALAYPIIVDGRNLYDPATMASRGFQYYSVGRADVEPASRPAAATMD from the coding sequence ATGAGGATCACGGTTGTCGGATCCGGCTACGTAGGATTAGTCGCTTCCGCCTGCTTTGCAGAACTCGGACACGAAGTCATTTCGGTTGACAACGATGCGCAAAAGACCGCGAAGCTGCAGCGTGGGGAGATTCCGATTCACGAGCAGTTCCTGCCCGAATTGCTGGCCCGGCACCGCAACGGCCGCGTGTGTTTCTCCAGCGACCTGGCGAAAGCGGTGGAAGTAACCGACGCCATTTTCATCGCCGTCGGCACGCCCCAGGGAGGCGACGGATACGCCGACCTGTCGTACGTGGAGTCGGTCACGCGCGAGCTGGCGCGCTCGATCAAAGGCTACAAGCTGATCGTGGAGAAGAGCACGGTCCCGGTGTTTACCCACGACTGGGTGCGCAAGGTGATGTTGTTGAACGGAGCGCGCGCCGACTCATTCGACGTCGCCTCCAACCCGGAATTTCTGCGGGAAGGCACCGCGGTCAGCGACTTCATGTATCCCGACCGGATCGTGATCGGCGCGGATACCCCACGCGCGGCCGCCATGTTGCGCGAGATTTATGCGCCGTTGACGACGGGCGAATACTACAGCAAAGGCAATCCGATTCCTGCCCCCGACAACGCCCAGCTTCCGCCCCGTCTGATTGAAACCAGCGCCAAGAGCGCCGAACTCATCAAGCACGCTTGTAACGCATTCCTGGCCACGAAGATTTCCTTCATCAATGCGGTCGCCAACATGTGCGAGTCGGTGGGTGCCGACGTGCGCCAGGTGTGCGACGGCATCGGCGCCGATTCCCGCATCGGGCACCGTTTTCTGAATCCGGGCATCGGCTACGGGGGTTCTTGCTTCCCCAAGGACCTGATGGCATTCCGGGCGGTGGCGCGCGAGTGCGGATACGATTTTCGGCTCCTGGATGAAGTGATCAATATCAATGAAGACCAGCGCCACCGTTTCCTGCGCAAGGTGCGCAAGGCTCTCTGGACTCTGCGCGGAAAGCGTCTGGGAATACTGGGATTGGCATTCAAGGGCGGGACCGACGACATCCGGGAGTCCCCCGCGATCGCGATCGCCGAGATGCTGCTGAAAGAGGGCTGCACAATCCAGGTTTACGATCCCGCCGCGATGCAGAGCGCGCGACAGGTCTTACCAGCTTCCGGCGTCACCTATACCGACTCGGCTTACGACGCGGCCAAGGCAGCCGACGCCTTGCTGATTTTGACCGACTGGGCCGAGTTTGGCTCCCTGGACCTGGGACTCATTCGTAGCGCTCTTGCCTATCCCATCATCGTGGATGGCCGCAACCTGTACGACCCGGCCACCATGGCGTCGCGGGGTTTTCAGTATTACAGCGTGGGACGGGCTGATGTTGAACCGGCCTCACGACCGGCAGCCGCAACCATGGACTGA
- a CDS encoding dolichyl-phosphate beta-glucosyltransferase, whose translation MSIYSLIFPAFNESERLAPTLEKVLAYVSQQHWQAEIIVVDDGSTDGTADVVREFARSHGIVQLVQNPGNRGKGYSVRNGMMHAHGDVLLFSDADLSSPISEAQKLIAAIENGAEVAIGSRWLQSEVQTQRQSLVRQLFGRVYNLLLRLVLGLDYKDTQCGFKAFTRQAARLIFSAQRIERWGFDPELLFLAHTYGLRVAEIPVEWGHAGASKINPFSDGIRMFGEMLSIRWNALTGKYASPAITRAASR comes from the coding sequence ATGTCGATCTACAGCCTTATTTTCCCCGCCTTCAATGAGAGCGAGCGACTCGCGCCCACTCTTGAGAAAGTGCTGGCCTACGTGTCGCAGCAGCACTGGCAGGCGGAAATCATCGTCGTCGATGACGGTTCCACCGACGGTACTGCGGACGTGGTGCGGGAGTTCGCGCGCAGCCACGGCATCGTTCAATTGGTGCAAAATCCCGGCAACCGCGGCAAGGGATACAGTGTCCGCAACGGAATGATGCATGCACATGGTGACGTGCTGCTGTTCAGCGACGCGGACCTGTCCTCGCCGATTTCGGAGGCGCAAAAATTGATTGCCGCTATTGAAAACGGCGCCGAGGTTGCGATCGGTTCGCGCTGGCTCCAATCCGAGGTGCAGACCCAGCGGCAATCGCTGGTGCGGCAACTTTTCGGCCGGGTTTATAACCTGCTGCTGCGCCTCGTCCTTGGCCTCGACTACAAAGACACGCAGTGTGGATTCAAAGCCTTTACCCGCCAGGCCGCGCGGCTGATTTTTTCGGCGCAAAGGATCGAGCGCTGGGGGTTCGATCCCGAGTTGCTGTTCCTGGCACACACCTACGGATTGCGCGTCGCCGAAATTCCGGTGGAATGGGGGCACGCAGGCGCCTCGAAAATCAACCCGTTCAGCGACGGCATACGCATGTTCGGGGAAATGCTCAGCATTCGCTGGAATGCATTGACTGGAAAATATGCCTCGCCGGCGATCACGCGGGCGGCCTCTCGCTGA